One Streptococcus gallolyticus subsp. gallolyticus DSM 16831 DNA window includes the following coding sequences:
- a CDS encoding uroporphyrinogen decarboxylase family protein yields MMTTKREWVLKAFKNEKVDKVPVGFWYHFTTDDERGDGFNPEIFNKNIAGHKKFVSDVNPDFVKVMSDGFFTYPNEQIHQGVTSIKELEGIVSIGENHPWITQQVELAKEIREDFPEDIASFYNIFAPVTYLKWQLAGKGGNGDEIIENFIKEDAELTKEVLDVVAGDIGILTKRLIKEARVDGIYLSVQNLQDLRSSKEEYNQVIKPGELHILNRAISAGGTNILHICGYEGATNDITYYTDYPADVINWAVELEGVSLSEGRQLFGGKTVLGGFENTEKGLLYLGSKEAIQGKVKELLDEAGRQGVVIGADCTVPSDISSERIDWVKEAVAL; encoded by the coding sequence ATTATGACAACAAAGAGAGAATGGGTTTTAAAAGCATTTAAAAATGAAAAAGTCGACAAAGTTCCTGTCGGATTTTGGTATCATTTCACAACGGATGATGAAAGAGGCGACGGTTTTAATCCTGAGATTTTCAATAAAAATATCGCAGGACATAAGAAATTCGTTTCAGACGTCAATCCAGATTTTGTCAAGGTGATGAGTGACGGCTTCTTCACTTATCCTAATGAACAAATTCATCAAGGTGTCACTTCTATCAAAGAATTAGAAGGAATTGTCTCTATCGGTGAAAATCATCCTTGGATTACACAACAAGTTGAATTAGCCAAAGAAATACGTGAAGATTTCCCAGAAGATATTGCTTCTTTCTATAATATTTTTGCTCCTGTGACTTATTTGAAGTGGCAATTGGCAGGAAAAGGCGGCAATGGTGATGAAATCATTGAAAACTTTATCAAGGAAGATGCTGAGTTGACTAAAGAAGTTTTGGACGTGGTTGCTGGCGACATTGGCATCTTAACAAAACGTTTAATTAAAGAAGCAAGAGTTGACGGTATTTACCTCAGCGTTCAAAATTTGCAAGATTTACGTTCAAGCAAAGAAGAATACAACCAAGTGATTAAACCAGGTGAGCTTCACATTTTGAATCGTGCGATTTCTGCTGGTGGTACGAATATTCTTCACATCTGTGGTTATGAAGGCGCAACAAATGACATTACGTATTACACAGATTATCCCGCAGATGTCATTAACTGGGCAGTTGAATTGGAAGGTGTCAGCTTATCAGAAGGACGTCAATTGTTCGGTGGCAAAACAGTTCTTGGTGGCTTTGAAAATACTGAAAAAGGTTTATTGTACCTTGGCAGTAAAGAAGCTATTCAAGGAAAAGTCAAAGAATTGCTTGATGAAGCAGGACGTCAAGGCGTTGTGATTGGAGCAGATTGTACCGTACCAAGTGATATTTCGTCAGAACGTATTGATTGGGTGAAAGAAGCGGTTGCTTTATAA
- a CDS encoding LysR family transcriptional regulator, with the protein MNFQQCRYVEAVARVGSFSQAAKELFMTQPNLSSSIKDLENELGVQLFTRSNTGTRLTEDGYDFLKYAKRIIGELDLLEQRYHDQFKKSFTVASHHYDFLSIPLAKVAQQFNQDYQEFQTIETTTKKILESVARFEADLGIIYLDDENKHILESSLEHQDLEFTSLGDFPTRVFLRRNHPLAHKDVISESDLKGYDQIRFRQEQSGLNFDEDALQIHDEQHVLYSNDRGTVMNLLCATDAYASGLGIVNSFVRDQIVLIPLQDSPKHTLGYVTNKKKKVSKIGTAFIQEIKKSLNEFPEAN; encoded by the coding sequence ATGAATTTTCAACAATGTCGTTATGTTGAAGCAGTCGCTCGTGTAGGTTCTTTTAGTCAGGCAGCTAAGGAATTATTTATGACTCAACCCAATTTATCAAGTTCTATTAAGGATTTAGAAAATGAATTAGGGGTTCAACTGTTCACACGTTCCAATACAGGCACGCGCTTAACTGAAGATGGCTATGATTTTTTGAAATATGCCAAACGTATTATCGGTGAGCTTGATTTGCTTGAGCAACGTTACCATGACCAATTTAAAAAGAGTTTCACGGTAGCATCGCATCATTATGATTTCTTGTCAATTCCGTTGGCTAAGGTTGCCCAACAATTCAATCAAGATTATCAAGAATTTCAAACGATTGAAACGACCACTAAGAAAATCTTAGAAAGTGTTGCTCGTTTTGAAGCTGATTTGGGTATTATTTATCTGGATGACGAAAATAAGCATATTTTGGAATCTTCCTTGGAACACCAAGACTTGGAGTTTACGTCTTTGGGTGATTTTCCAACACGTGTCTTTCTTAGACGTAATCACCCATTGGCACATAAGGATGTCATTTCTGAAAGCGACTTAAAAGGTTACGACCAAATTCGCTTCCGTCAGGAACAATCAGGTTTGAATTTTGACGAGGATGCCTTGCAAATTCACGATGAACAGCACGTGCTTTATAGCAATGACCGTGGAACAGTCATGAATTTACTTTGTGCAACAGACGCCTACGCCTCTGGTCTTGGAATTGTAAATAGCTTCGTTCGTGACCAAATTGTCCTCATTCCTCTGCAAGATAGTCCTAAACATACCCTTGGATATGTGACCAATAAAAAGAAAAAAGTTTCAAAAATTGGAACAGCCTTTATCCAAGAAATCAAGAAAAGCCTCAATGAATTTCCTGAAGCAAACTGA
- a CDS encoding aldo/keto reductase yields MHFKTLNNGIQIPVLGFGVWQIFDQAQCQESVENALEVGYRLIDTAAIYKNEEAVGRAVKASGLSREDVFLTSKVWIDHLGYTETKKAFEETLRKLDTDYLDLYLIHQPYGDTHGAWRAMIELYKEGYIRAIGVSNFSTGRLTDFALNTEVVPALNQIELHPYKQHPIIQAANAQFGIATQAWSPFNRGEDNIFKDATLNSIAEKHGKAVVQVILRWQVQNDILTIPKSVHLERMKENFDIFDFELTPDDIKQIQSLDRFPNNYGPNESPEHVKRLLGL; encoded by the coding sequence ATGCATTTTAAAACGTTAAATAATGGTATCCAAATCCCTGTTTTAGGCTTTGGTGTTTGGCAAATTTTCGACCAAGCACAATGCCAAGAATCAGTCGAAAACGCCCTTGAAGTGGGCTACCGTTTAATTGATACTGCCGCTATTTATAAAAATGAAGAAGCTGTCGGGCGTGCGGTGAAAGCTTCTGGTCTTTCACGTGAAGATGTCTTTCTGACTAGTAAAGTCTGGATTGACCACCTTGGTTATACCGAAACGAAGAAGGCTTTTGAGGAAACGCTACGCAAACTGGATACTGATTACCTTGACCTTTATCTCATTCATCAACCATATGGTGACACTCATGGCGCTTGGCGTGCGATGATTGAGCTTTATAAGGAAGGATATATCCGTGCTATTGGTGTTTCTAACTTCTCTACTGGACGTTTAACAGATTTTGCGCTCAATACCGAAGTTGTGCCAGCACTCAACCAGATTGAGCTTCACCCCTACAAACAACACCCTATCATTCAAGCTGCCAATGCCCAATTTGGCATAGCTACCCAAGCTTGGAGCCCTTTCAACCGTGGAGAAGATAATATTTTTAAGGACGCTACGCTCAATAGCATAGCTGAAAAACATGGCAAGGCTGTGGTACAAGTCATTCTACGTTGGCAAGTTCAAAACGATATCCTTACCATTCCAAAATCCGTTCACTTAGAACGCATGAAAGAAAATTTTGATATTTTTGATTTTGAACTCACACCAGATGACATCAAGCAAATCCAGTCACTTGACCGTTTTCCAAACAACTACGGACCAAATGAAAGCCCAGAACACGTCAAACGCTTATTGGGCTTGTAA
- a CDS encoding sensor histidine kinase has translation MFRKLRIRFIAIASLAILIVLFSVVGVLNSARHIQTVNEINKILTLISDNDGTFPSVSKATSELGNTVSVDTLFQYRYFSAVIDEDGNITSLNSSNISDLTDEQVESYLTKINKSGDTSGDFRYNNHTYSYLVTDESDDSTLIVVLDATNQVEENMTLVHLSLWMSGVSFAFFVLMVSIFSGRVIEPFIRNYERQRRFITNAGHELKTPLAIISANNELVEMMNGESEWTKSTNDQVERMTGLINSLVAMARLEEQPEVVLTDLNFSAIAEDAAEDFKGPVIKDGKQFVMEIQPDIHVKAEEKSLFELVTLLVDNANKYCDAGGTVSVKLSKANRLSKARLEISNTYAEGKNVDYSKFFERFYREDESHNNKKSGYGIGLSMAQTMVKLFKGSISVSYSGDTITFLVSL, from the coding sequence ATGTTTCGAAAATTAAGGATTCGTTTTATTGCGATTGCCTCTTTAGCCATTCTGATTGTCTTGTTTTCAGTGGTTGGGGTGCTTAATTCTGCCCGTCATATTCAAACGGTAAATGAAATCAACAAGATTTTAACTTTGATTTCAGATAATGACGGAACGTTCCCAAGTGTTTCCAAGGCAACTAGTGAATTAGGCAACACGGTTTCTGTCGATACGCTCTTTCAATATCGGTATTTTAGTGCTGTTATTGATGAAGATGGAAATATCACTTCGTTAAATTCGAGCAATATTTCTGATTTGACCGATGAGCAAGTGGAGAGTTACCTGACTAAGATTAATAAATCAGGTGATACGAGCGGTGATTTTCGTTACAATAATCACACCTATTCTTATCTTGTAACGGATGAATCAGATGATTCGACATTGATTGTTGTCTTAGACGCAACAAATCAAGTTGAAGAAAATATGACACTGGTTCATCTTTCTTTATGGATGTCAGGGGTTAGTTTTGCCTTCTTTGTTCTCATGGTTTCTATTTTTTCTGGTAGGGTTATTGAGCCTTTTATCCGAAATTATGAGCGACAACGTCGTTTTATCACGAATGCTGGGCATGAATTAAAGACACCTTTGGCAATTATTTCGGCTAATAATGAATTGGTTGAGATGATGAACGGTGAATCAGAATGGACAAAAAGTACCAACGACCAAGTTGAACGTATGACTGGCTTGATTAATAGTTTGGTGGCTATGGCCCGTCTAGAGGAACAACCTGAAGTCGTGTTGACCGATTTGAATTTTTCAGCAATTGCTGAAGATGCTGCCGAGGACTTTAAAGGTCCTGTTATCAAAGACGGCAAGCAATTTGTCATGGAAATTCAACCTGATATTCATGTCAAAGCAGAAGAAAAATCACTTTTTGAATTGGTGACCCTTTTGGTTGATAATGCCAACAAATATTGTGATGCAGGAGGAACGGTTTCAGTTAAATTAAGCAAAGCTAATCGCCTCTCAAAAGCACGTTTGGAAATTTCCAATACCTACGCCGAAGGCAAGAATGTTGATTATAGCAAATTCTTTGAACGTTTTTACCGTGAAGATGAATCACATAATAACAAAAAATCAGGTTATGGTATCGGATTGTCAATGGCACAGACCATGGTCAAACTCTTCAAAGGAAGCATTAGCGTTTCTTATAGCGGAGATACCATTACATTCTTAGTAAGTTTGTAG
- a CDS encoding response regulator transcription factor — MKILVAEDEIQMNRVLTTALTHEGYDVDSVYDGQAAIDMANENAYDVMVMDIMMPVKSGIEAVQEIRQTGNQSHIIMLTAMAEVDDRVTGLDAGADDYLTKPFSLKELLARLRSMSRRVDTNFTSNILTVGTVTLNVGEQELVSQNTIRLAGKESKMLEFFMLNAGKKLSTDQIFNHVWANDKDDPEIDNGYVFIYVSYLRQKLKSIGANVVIEGEEMGDYELKEL; from the coding sequence ATGAAAATATTAGTTGCAGAAGATGAAATTCAAATGAATCGTGTGTTGACTACGGCGTTAACCCATGAAGGTTATGATGTGGATTCGGTTTATGATGGACAGGCAGCTATTGATATGGCAAATGAAAATGCCTATGACGTTATGGTCATGGATATTATGATGCCTGTCAAATCTGGCATCGAAGCTGTGCAAGAAATTCGTCAAACAGGCAACCAGTCACACATTATTATGTTGACTGCTATGGCTGAAGTTGATGACCGTGTGACAGGCTTAGATGCTGGAGCAGATGATTATTTGACTAAACCCTTTTCATTAAAAGAACTATTAGCGCGTTTGCGGTCAATGTCACGTCGTGTGGATACCAATTTCACGTCTAATATTTTGACCGTTGGAACAGTTACTTTGAATGTTGGTGAACAGGAACTTGTCAGTCAAAACACCATTCGCCTAGCAGGTAAAGAATCTAAAATGCTGGAATTCTTCATGCTTAATGCAGGCAAGAAATTATCAACCGACCAAATTTTTAACCATGTTTGGGCAAATGACAAAGATGACCCAGAGATTGATAATGGCTATGTTTTTATCTACGTTTCCTACCTTCGTCAAAAATTGAAATCAATCGGCGCAAATGTAGTGATTGAGGGTGAGGAAATGGGTGATTATGAGTTGAAAGAATTGTAG
- a CDS encoding GTP pyrophosphokinase: MTDMIYGEYADYLPLILEDFSQRIRKKNDEVKKETGYKLFEHFIARVKTSESMTEKCQRKNLPVTTESALKKVRDSIGLRIVCGFVDDIYTLVDLIRSFDDCTIVAEKDYIKNAKPNGYRSYHLIVEVVTPYPDCLGNKQGSYFIEIQLRTIAMDSWASLEHQMKYKHDIKDPKRIVRELKRCADELASCDLTMQTIRNLIQESSQD; encoded by the coding sequence ATGACAGATATGATTTATGGAGAATATGCTGATTACCTGCCTTTGATTTTGGAGGACTTTAGTCAGCGTATTCGCAAGAAAAATGATGAGGTTAAAAAAGAGACTGGTTATAAGCTGTTTGAACATTTTATCGCTCGCGTTAAGACATCTGAAAGTATGACAGAGAAGTGTCAACGCAAAAATCTTCCAGTAACAACCGAGTCTGCTTTGAAAAAAGTGCGTGATAGTATTGGTCTGCGGATAGTATGTGGTTTTGTTGATGATATTTATACCTTAGTGGACCTTATCCGTTCTTTTGATGATTGCACCATTGTTGCTGAGAAAGATTACATCAAAAATGCGAAACCAAATGGCTATCGTTCTTACCATTTGATAGTAGAAGTTGTGACGCCTTATCCTGATTGTTTGGGAAATAAGCAGGGCTCATACTTTATTGAAATACAGCTTCGCACCATTGCTATGGATTCTTGGGCTAGTTTGGAACATCAAATGAAGTATAAGCATGATATTAAAGACCCAAAACGGATTGTCCGTGAGCTCAAACGCTGCGCAGATGAATTAGCGTCTTGTGATTTGACCATGCAAACCATTCGAAACCTCATTCAAGAAAGCTCCCAAGATTAA
- a CDS encoding ABC transporter permease has protein sequence MIDYFKTSSDKLITALIEHIELTSFSLLFALLFASVITVILLFYPKIRQASVYVLSLLYAIPSFALFTLLIPVTGLGTRTAIIALVIYAQYTLVRTFLAGLTQVDDSIVEAATGMGMTRWQILAKIQLPLAQSSIFAGLRLAASSMIAIATIASTINAGGLGSILFDGLRTMSLPKLLWGIILTVALSLLVNLILYLVEELVKNESVS, from the coding sequence ATGATTGATTATTTTAAGACATCTTCTGATAAGTTAATCACGGCGCTCATTGAACATATTGAATTGACGAGTTTTTCCCTACTGTTTGCTCTGCTATTTGCTAGTGTCATCACGGTGATTTTGCTGTTTTACCCTAAAATAAGGCAGGCTTCTGTTTACGTCTTATCACTATTGTACGCCATTCCGAGTTTTGCGCTGTTTACCTTGTTGATTCCCGTGACAGGTTTGGGGACGCGAACAGCCATAATAGCTTTGGTAATCTATGCGCAATATACGTTAGTTCGCACATTTTTAGCAGGATTGACACAAGTTGATGACAGTATTGTTGAAGCGGCGACTGGTATGGGGATGACAAGGTGGCAAATATTAGCAAAAATTCAGTTGCCATTGGCGCAATCCTCTATTTTTGCAGGATTACGTTTGGCAGCAAGTTCAATGATTGCTATCGCAACAATTGCCTCAACGATTAATGCAGGTGGTCTAGGTAGTATTTTGTTTGACGGACTCCGCACAATGAGTTTGCCTAAATTGCTTTGGGGTATCATTTTGACTGTTGCCCTAAGCTTATTAGTCAACCTCATCTTGTATCTTGTTGAAGAATTAGTCAAGAACGAAAGCGTGAGTTAA
- a CDS encoding ABC transporter ATP-binding protein: protein MTEKTMIQFEHVSKVYGDKTVVNDINLTIENGEFITILGTSGSGKTTMLKMINKLIEPTSGTILFAGQDIEQMDSVSLRRQIGYVVQQIGLFPHMTVAENIATVPKLLGWDKERIENRVGELLDLVQLPAADYGERYPSELSGGQQQRIGVARALAADPDVMLFDEPFGAIDAITRNDLQEELQAIHQKLNQKTFVFITHDIYEAFKLGTRVVIMDNGTICQFDTPENIIKNPGNEFVQKLITTAQEQEKLWRASYD, encoded by the coding sequence ATGACAGAAAAGACAATGATTCAATTTGAGCATGTGAGCAAAGTTTATGGTGATAAAACGGTTGTTAATGATATTAACTTAACCATTGAAAATGGCGAATTTATCACCATTTTGGGAACATCAGGTTCTGGTAAGACAACCATGCTAAAAATGATTAACAAGCTGATTGAACCAACGTCAGGGACGATTCTCTTTGCTGGGCAAGATATTGAGCAAATGGATTCCGTTAGCCTTCGTCGTCAGATTGGTTACGTTGTCCAACAAATCGGCTTATTTCCACATATGACGGTTGCTGAAAATATTGCAACTGTTCCCAAGTTATTGGGCTGGGATAAGGAACGTATTGAAAATCGTGTGGGAGAACTTTTAGATTTGGTGCAATTGCCTGCAGCGGATTACGGCGAACGTTATCCAAGTGAATTATCCGGTGGGCAGCAACAACGGATAGGTGTTGCGCGTGCTTTAGCTGCTGACCCTGATGTCATGTTATTTGATGAACCATTTGGTGCCATTGATGCCATTACTCGTAATGATTTACAAGAGGAATTGCAAGCGATTCATCAGAAATTAAATCAAAAGACATTTGTTTTTATCACTCACGATATTTATGAGGCATTTAAACTGGGAACACGCGTGGTTATCATGGATAATGGTACCATTTGCCAGTTTGACACACCAGAAAATATTATCAAAAATCCAGGAAATGAATTTGTCCAAAAATTGATAACAACCGCGCAGGAACAAGAAAAACTGTGGAGGGCTAGCTATGATTGA
- a CDS encoding glycine betaine ABC transporter substrate-binding protein, giving the protein MKNKKVISGALLVVILVAIVGGIWAWRNNQSSEAQQSSTTIRVGSKDFTENLVIAEIYALALEDNGYTVERVSNISSSLIHNSIVNDEIDLYPEYTGTGLLSVLGEDMETDPEKVYKTVKKEYEEQFNLTWLDYASANDSQGLVIRTEVANSLNIKTISDLQAHASELRFASQGEFDEREDGLPGLEKTYGTFNWQSSKVYDNSLKYSVLENDEADVTPAYTTEGQLVNTDEFTLLEDDKQFWPPYNLAPVVRDNILDDNPDIKTILNNISAKLDTETVTELNAKVDVDGQEYTDVAKEYYDSIKG; this is encoded by the coding sequence ATGAAAAATAAAAAGGTGATTTCAGGAGCGTTACTGGTAGTCATTTTGGTGGCAATTGTTGGTGGAATTTGGGCGTGGCGCAATAATCAATCTTCTGAAGCGCAGCAATCGTCAACCACTATTCGTGTGGGGTCGAAAGATTTTACGGAAAATCTAGTCATTGCTGAAATTTATGCGCTTGCGCTTGAGGACAATGGTTATACCGTTGAGCGTGTGTCAAATATTTCAAGTTCTTTGATTCATAATTCAATTGTCAATGATGAGATTGACTTATATCCAGAATATACAGGAACTGGTTTGCTGTCAGTTTTGGGTGAGGATATGGAAACAGACCCAGAGAAAGTTTATAAGACTGTTAAAAAGGAATATGAGGAACAATTTAACCTGACTTGGCTTGATTACGCGTCAGCAAATGATAGCCAAGGTTTGGTTATTCGTACGGAAGTCGCCAATTCACTCAACATCAAGACGATTTCTGATTTGCAAGCTCATGCTAGTGAATTGCGCTTTGCTTCACAAGGGGAATTTGATGAACGTGAAGATGGTTTACCAGGACTTGAAAAGACTTATGGTACCTTTAACTGGCAATCTTCAAAGGTATATGACAACAGTTTGAAATACAGTGTTCTTGAAAATGATGAGGCGGATGTGACGCCAGCTTACACGACCGAAGGTCAGTTGGTCAATACGGATGAATTCACCTTATTGGAAGATGATAAACAATTCTGGCCACCTTATAATTTAGCGCCCGTTGTGCGAGATAATATTTTGGATGACAATCCAGATATTAAAACCATTTTAAATAATATTTCGGCAAAACTTGATACTGAAACAGTTACGGAACTTAATGCTAAAGTGGATGTTGACGGTCAAGAATATACAGATGTCGCGAAAGAATACTACGATAGCATAAAAGGTTAG
- a CDS encoding ABC transporter permease, giving the protein MLNDIAAYFADNGNTYLGYVWQHISLSFEALLIALIIALPLGYFSYEKPFVRQLSTLLTQGLRVIPSLGILFILIPFIGVGRLPALIALVILGIPPILLNTIVGFASVSENLLETALGLGMTRSQLLTKVQFPLALPHILNGIKLALVEIIASATLATYIGAGGLGTLIFTGLGLYRYDLLLIGGGSVAILSFLSMIIFDLSIKGVEHYEK; this is encoded by the coding sequence ATGTTAAATGATATAGCTGCATATTTTGCAGATAATGGAAATACTTATTTAGGATACGTTTGGCAACACATTAGCCTAAGTTTCGAGGCTTTGTTGATTGCTTTAATCATCGCTCTACCACTTGGTTATTTTTCTTATGAAAAGCCGTTTGTACGACAATTGTCAACGCTTTTGACGCAAGGGCTACGCGTTATTCCAAGCCTTGGAATACTATTTATTCTGATTCCATTCATTGGAGTGGGGCGCTTACCTGCATTGATTGCTTTAGTGATTTTGGGAATACCACCCATTTTATTAAATACGATTGTTGGGTTTGCGTCGGTTTCAGAAAATTTGCTGGAAACAGCTTTGGGACTTGGGATGACAAGGTCGCAATTATTAACAAAAGTCCAATTTCCGTTAGCTCTGCCACATATTTTAAATGGCATTAAATTGGCATTGGTGGAAATTATTGCTAGCGCAACCTTGGCGACCTATATTGGAGCAGGTGGACTTGGTACTTTGATTTTTACAGGATTAGGACTTTATCGTTATGATTTATTGCTAATTGGTGGTGGTTCGGTTGCGATATTGTCGTTCCTTAGTATGATTATTTTTGATTTAAGCATAAAAGGGGTAGAACATTATGAAAAATAA
- a CDS encoding MarR family winged helix-turn-helix transcriptional regulator codes for MISNARKYARLRDEQFSLYESYAKKHGLNSKSLLVFMWIYHNPHGMTQESIAKRTFSTKQVIQAIVKTYMKKGILYLEPSRIDRRKKLIRLTETGQQFAAELLEPLADFEAQAMSALTLEEQEVLLSATAMFTDRLKELLESHQVKEHVK; via the coding sequence GTGATAAGTAATGCTAGAAAATACGCTCGTTTGCGTGATGAGCAATTTTCCCTCTATGAAAGCTACGCTAAAAAGCATGGGCTAAATAGTAAATCGTTATTAGTTTTTATGTGGATTTATCATAATCCACATGGGATGACACAGGAGAGCATTGCAAAACGAACATTTTCAACGAAACAAGTGATTCAAGCAATTGTTAAAACTTATATGAAAAAAGGAATATTATATTTGGAGCCTTCCCGAATTGACAGGCGCAAGAAGTTGATTCGTTTAACTGAAACAGGTCAGCAGTTTGCTGCTGAATTATTGGAGCCGTTAGCAGATTTTGAAGCGCAAGCAATGAGCGCTTTGACTTTGGAAGAACAGGAAGTTTTATTGTCAGCGACAGCGATGTTCACTGATAGGTTAAAAGAACTTTTAGAAAGTCATCAGGTAAAGGAACATGTTAAATGA
- a CDS encoding zinc-binding dehydrogenase codes for MKAVIVSKAGDSSVLKVTQIAKPQVKSGWSLVKIMGFGINRSEIFTRQGLSPSVTFPRILGIECVGVIEETTDEQRLPVGQKIISIMGEMGRDFDGSYAEYVLLPNEQIYPISTQLDWATLATIPETYYTAFGAYQNLKITSRDTILVRAGASGVGTAFVKLVKAKFPDVNVYASVRNTAKKAQLLDAGYDDLVIDDNGVLKTDVTFTKILELVGPATIKDSLGHLQENGIICSCGQLGRKWYLEEFDPIMELKNNVYLTTFYSGNVSQDKIQKMLAYIEQEQVDVRPERVFDLDSIQAAHDYLDSVAAFGKVIVLNKEENFSDK; via the coding sequence GTGAAAGCTGTTATTGTTAGCAAAGCAGGAGATAGTAGTGTTTTAAAGGTGACTCAGATTGCTAAACCGCAAGTGAAATCAGGTTGGTCTTTGGTGAAAATTATGGGATTTGGGATTAATCGTTCTGAAATTTTTACCAGACAAGGCTTGTCGCCGAGTGTCACCTTTCCAAGGATTCTTGGGATAGAATGTGTTGGTGTCATTGAAGAGACGACGGACGAGCAACGTTTGCCAGTTGGTCAAAAAATCATTTCGATTATGGGAGAAATGGGACGTGATTTTGATGGCTCGTATGCTGAATATGTCCTTTTGCCAAATGAGCAGATTTATCCTATCTCAACGCAGTTGGATTGGGCAACGTTGGCGACGATTCCAGAGACTTATTATACTGCCTTTGGTGCTTATCAAAATTTAAAAATCACCTCCCGTGATACGATTTTGGTGCGTGCTGGTGCTAGTGGTGTCGGGACGGCTTTTGTAAAATTGGTAAAAGCTAAATTTCCTGACGTGAACGTCTATGCAAGTGTGCGCAATACTGCTAAAAAAGCGCAGCTTTTGGACGCTGGATATGATGATTTGGTTATTGATGATAATGGTGTGCTAAAGACGGATGTGACATTCACGAAAATCTTAGAATTAGTTGGACCTGCCACCATCAAAGACAGTCTAGGGCATTTGCAAGAAAACGGAATTATTTGTTCCTGCGGTCAATTGGGACGAAAATGGTATCTGGAAGAATTTGATCCAATTATGGAACTTAAAAATAATGTCTATTTGACAACATTTTATTCAGGCAATGTTTCACAAGATAAGATTCAGAAAATGTTAGCTTATATTGAGCAAGAACAAGTAGATGTTCGCCCTGAGCGTGTATTTGATTTGGATAGTATCCAAGCTGCACATGATTATCTTGATAGTGTTGCGGCATTTGGCAAGGTCATTGTTTTAAATAAGGAGGAAAATTTTAGTGATAAGTAA